In a single window of the Pseudodesulfovibrio profundus genome:
- a CDS encoding MerR family transcriptional regulator, whose protein sequence is MEKRFISLREVGRRLDIPPSTVVYYKDKFSRFIPSEGGGGRRQRYPVEVLEIFRRIREMFNSNWSTEQIERELALKFSALMGSRATDQKGDQLYNGRAESFAQDIGAVLSKMSEALEDQSLFRSEIRSLRDEVAELRKERKASEEMYQRQLGELEQQIHELRKVAAARSGAGDLNFPSNEFLSSPLVICSEGEYLGVQGKGRKHFTLKDFVHLIERKVSDSMSVETSWKEQGGAWVLVVRTSDAKKERQQDIVLVSKKTITPSNNVVTEIVRLNIDGNDAPDALLLTLFRQLKSVFNG, encoded by the coding sequence ATGGAGAAACGGTTTATTAGTTTACGCGAAGTGGGACGGCGGTTGGATATACCGCCTTCTACTGTTGTGTATTATAAGGATAAGTTTTCTCGATTTATCCCCTCTGAGGGAGGGGGGGGGAGGCGTCAACGTTACCCTGTAGAAGTGTTGGAGATATTCAGGAGGATACGTGAAATGTTCAATAGCAATTGGTCAACTGAACAAATCGAAAGAGAATTAGCCCTTAAATTTAGCGCATTAATGGGAAGTAGAGCGACTGATCAAAAAGGTGATCAGTTGTACAATGGAAGGGCGGAGTCCTTTGCTCAGGACATTGGTGCCGTTCTCTCAAAGATGTCAGAAGCGCTTGAAGATCAGTCGTTGTTCAGGAGTGAAATCCGTTCCCTTCGTGATGAGGTTGCCGAGCTCAGGAAGGAGCGCAAGGCTTCCGAAGAAATGTATCAGCGTCAACTTGGAGAGCTTGAACAGCAGATTCATGAACTTCGCAAGGTCGCTGCTGCCCGCTCCGGAGCTGGCGACCTGAACTTTCCTTCCAATGAATTCTTGTCTTCGCCGCTCGTCATATGTTCGGAAGGTGAGTATCTGGGGGTTCAAGGTAAGGGGCGCAAGCATTTTACGCTGAAGGATTTCGTGCATCTTATCGAGCGTAAGGTGTCTGATTCGATGTCGGTTGAGACTTCATGGAAAGAGCAAGGTGGGGCTTGGGTTCTTGTGGTTCGGACAAGCGATGCAAAAAAAGAGCGTCAGCAGGATATCGTTTTGGTTTCCAAGAAAACGATTACTCCCAGCAATAATGTCGTAACCGAAATTGTTCGTCTCAATATTGATGGTAATGATGCTCCTGATGCTTTGTTGCTGACGCTGTTCAGGCAACTCAAGTCAGTGTTCAACGGCTAA
- a CDS encoding IS3 family transposase (programmed frameshift), whose product MTKSNKRRKHSDKFKAKVALEAIRGVKTLAQLAAEYKVHPNQISTWKRQLLENAEGIFSGGKKAKSQEEVTAPLFEEIGRLKMDIKWLEKKLLSLPLEVRRQWIKPDREYSIRRQCKLAGISRSGFYYKPAAESDENLALMRLIDEQYLRQPDYGSPRMTDWLKTQGHQINHKRVERLMQLMGLQAITPGPHTSVPNPEHPVFPYLLKGVAIERKNQVWSADITYIPMQRGFLYLVAVIDWWSRFVLAWELSNSMDSSFCVDALSKALRISTPEMFNTDQGAQFTSREFTGVLQSKGIAISMDGKGRAIDNVFIERLWWTVKYEDVYPKAYSDGIELYHGLTRYFRYYNEERGHSSLDKRTPAAVYRGNLNVH is encoded by the exons ATGACAAAGAGCAACAAAAGACGGAAGCATTCGGATAAGTTCAAGGCCAAGGTCGCGCTGGAAGCTATCCGTGGCGTGAAAACGTTGGCGCAGTTGGCTGCGGAGTACAAAGTGCATCCCAACCAGATATCCACCTGGAAAAGGCAGCTCCTTGAAAATGCCGAAGGAATCTTTTCCGGTGGCAAGAAAGCCAAGAGCCAGGAGGAGGTCACCGCACCTTTGTTCGAGGAGATCGGTCGGCTCAAGATGGATATCAAGTGGCTTGAAAAAAAGTTGT TAAGCCTGCCGCTTGAGGTACGCCGCCAGTGGATCAAACCGGATCGGGAGTATTCCATCCGGCGGCAATGCAAGTTGGCAGGCATTTCCCGCTCGGGGTTTTACTACAAACCTGCAGCCGAGTCCGATGAGAACTTGGCCTTGATGCGTCTCATCGACGAGCAGTATCTGCGTCAGCCGGATTACGGCTCGCCGCGCATGACGGATTGGCTGAAGACACAAGGCCATCAGATCAACCACAAGCGAGTTGAGCGACTGATGCAGCTGATGGGCTTGCAAGCGATTACTCCAGGGCCGCATACGAGTGTCCCCAACCCGGAGCATCCCGTGTTTCCTTATCTGCTGAAAGGAGTTGCCATTGAGCGAAAGAATCAAGTCTGGAGTGCTGACATCACCTACATCCCCATGCAGCGCGGCTTTCTGTATCTGGTGGCAGTGATTGACTGGTGGAGCCGATTCGTATTGGCTTGGGAACTGTCAAATTCCATGGACAGTTCGTTTTGCGTGGACGCACTGAGCAAGGCATTGCGCATCTCCACGCCAGAGATGTTCAATACGGACCAGGGAGCGCAATTCACGAGCCGTGAATTTACCGGCGTTTTGCAGAGCAAGGGCATTGCAATCAGCATGGACGGCAAAGGCCGTGCAATCGACAACGTATTTATCGAGCGGTTGTGGTGGACGGTGAAATACGAGGATGTTTACCCCAAGGCGTATTCTGATGGAATCGAGCTATACCATGGGCTTACGCGCTATTTTCGGTATTACAACGAAGAGCGCGGACATTCGTCGTTGGACAAAAGAACTCCCGCTGCCGTATACAGAGGCAACCTGAATGTTCATTGA
- a CDS encoding DMT family transporter: MAQPSFFFESGGSLPFMGVVSALVGACFSAGAMVTVRALGHKEIALSPVFYLNLCTFVGTVYFAIQDWVWGSWELWLILIAIGVLTHFGQYFMTRGLAMETAGRGSAVGYFQIVFAIIWGVLFFSELPNLLALIGAVFIFLGTLGLRDRPKGAPNS; encoded by the coding sequence GTGGCGCAGCCTTCATTTTTCTTTGAGAGTGGTGGATCTCTCCCTTTTATGGGAGTTGTCTCCGCATTGGTTGGAGCGTGTTTTTCTGCTGGGGCTATGGTTACTGTTCGAGCCTTGGGACACAAAGAGATCGCACTTTCTCCAGTTTTTTATCTGAATTTGTGCACCTTTGTTGGAACCGTTTATTTTGCCATACAGGACTGGGTGTGGGGATCTTGGGAGCTTTGGTTAATCCTCATAGCTATTGGAGTGCTTACTCATTTTGGTCAGTATTTCATGACCAGAGGGCTGGCGATGGAAACAGCCGGGCGGGGAAGTGCGGTTGGGTATTTCCAAATAGTTTTTGCCATTATCTGGGGAGTGTTGTTCTTTTCAGAGTTGCCAAACCTCTTGGCATTGATTGGAGCGGTGTTCATTTTCTTGGGTACACTTGGGTTGCGTGATCGACCGAAAGGGGCGCCCAATTCCTAA